A region from the Saccharomonospora azurea NA-128 genome encodes:
- a CDS encoding NAD(P)(+) transhydrogenase (Re/Si-specific) subunit beta, translating into MSTVAAVGYVIAFSLFILGLMGLTSPRTAVRGNWTAAAGMGVAILSTLLLPGMGNWWLIVLGLVLGTVVGVPAARRVKMTAMPQMVALFNGVGGGAVALIAWVEFRDTFGYLGLPLYVAVASLFAAIIGSVSFWGSLVAFGKLQAWLPTRPVTIGVLHRPLTLVALAAAGAYAIVVMTGSTSEWLVIGVLVASAFFGVLMVLPIGGADMPVVISLLNAATGLSAAAMGLALDNTALIVAGMLVGASGSILTNLMAKAMNRSLLVILAGGFGGTGGQVTGRVDDRPVRSTSASDAAIQLAYANRVVVVPGYGMAVAQAQHAVREMADLLEGKGVEVSYAVHPVAGRMPGHMNVLLAEANVPYESLKDLDESNALLPQADVALVIGANDVVNPAARTDSSSPIYGMPVLDVVSSRSVIVLKRSTGAGFAGIDNELFADPKTSMLFGDAKSSVSEVVSELKDL; encoded by the coding sequence ATGAGCACGGTCGCCGCCGTCGGCTACGTGATCGCGTTCTCGCTGTTCATCCTCGGACTCATGGGCCTCACGAGTCCGAGGACGGCGGTGCGGGGCAACTGGACCGCCGCGGCCGGGATGGGGGTCGCCATCCTGTCGACGCTGCTGTTGCCGGGCATGGGCAACTGGTGGCTGATCGTCCTCGGACTGGTGCTGGGAACGGTGGTGGGCGTTCCCGCGGCACGGCGAGTGAAGATGACCGCGATGCCGCAGATGGTGGCGCTGTTCAACGGCGTCGGCGGTGGCGCGGTGGCACTCATCGCGTGGGTGGAGTTCCGGGACACGTTCGGCTACCTCGGGCTCCCGCTGTACGTGGCCGTCGCGTCGCTGTTCGCCGCGATCATCGGTTCGGTGTCGTTCTGGGGCTCACTGGTCGCCTTCGGCAAGCTCCAGGCGTGGCTGCCTACGCGTCCGGTCACCATCGGTGTGCTGCACCGGCCGCTCACCCTCGTGGCTCTCGCCGCCGCGGGCGCCTACGCGATCGTGGTGATGACGGGCTCCACGTCGGAGTGGCTGGTCATCGGGGTCCTCGTGGCCTCGGCGTTCTTCGGTGTGCTGATGGTCCTGCCCATCGGCGGCGCCGACATGCCCGTGGTGATCTCGCTGCTCAACGCGGCGACCGGGTTGTCCGCGGCCGCGATGGGCCTGGCGCTCGACAACACCGCCCTGATCGTGGCGGGCATGCTCGTCGGTGCGTCCGGTTCGATCCTGACGAACCTCATGGCCAAGGCGATGAACCGGTCGCTTTTGGTGATCCTCGCGGGCGGGTTCGGCGGGACGGGCGGCCAGGTCACGGGGCGGGTGGACGATCGGCCCGTGCGGTCCACGAGCGCCTCCGACGCCGCCATCCAGCTCGCCTACGCCAACCGCGTCGTCGTGGTGCCCGGATACGGGATGGCCGTCGCCCAGGCCCAGCACGCCGTCCGCGAGATGGCCGATCTCCTGGAGGGCAAGGGCGTCGAGGTGAGCTACGCGGTGCATCCCGTGGCGGGCCGGATGCCCGGCCACATGAACGTCCTGCTCGCCGAGGCGAACGTGCCGTACGAGTCGCTCAAGGACCTCGACGAGAGCAACGCGCTGCTGCCCCAGGCGGACGTGGCTCTGGTGATCGGAGCCAACGACGTCGTCAATCCCGCCGCGCGGACCGACTCCAGCTCGCCGATCTACGGCATGCCCGTCCTCGACGTCGTGTCGAGCCGTTCGGTGATCGTGCTGAAGCGGTCGACGGGCGCGGGCTTCGCGGGCATCGACAACGAGCTGTTCGCCGACCCCAAGACCTCCATGCTCTTCGGCGATGCGAAGTCGTCGGTGTCCGAGGTGGTCTCCGAGCTGAAGGACCTCTAG
- a CDS encoding beta-ketoacyl-ACP synthase III — MTRPTLTLAQGAKASRVLGVGSTQPDRVVTNDELSQHMDTSDQWIRDRVGIIERRFAGEDERLVDMAVTAGAKALADAGVAPSEVDTVIVPNCTMPAPIPNAAAQVADRIGVKAAGAFDLNAACAGFCYGLGVASDLVRAGSAKKVLVIGAEKLTDVVDPTDRSTAIIFADGAGAALVGPSDEPGIGPVAWGSAGDLVDVIYMRDNRYIFQEGQPVFRWATTQIAPVAMRAVELAGLELSDIDVLIPHQANLRIVEAIAKRLRAKGARDDMVVADDIRYSGNTSSASIPMALDHMRAAGTVKPGDVVLTVGFGAGLSYAGQVLICP, encoded by the coding sequence ATGACTCGACCGACGCTCACCCTCGCGCAGGGCGCGAAGGCCAGCCGTGTGCTGGGTGTCGGCAGCACGCAGCCCGACCGGGTCGTCACCAACGACGAGCTGTCGCAGCACATGGACACCAGCGACCAGTGGATCCGCGACCGCGTCGGCATCATCGAGCGCCGGTTCGCCGGTGAGGACGAACGGCTGGTCGACATGGCCGTCACCGCGGGCGCGAAGGCGCTTGCCGACGCGGGTGTCGCGCCGTCCGAGGTCGACACGGTGATCGTGCCGAACTGCACGATGCCCGCACCGATCCCCAACGCCGCCGCCCAGGTCGCCGACCGGATCGGCGTGAAGGCCGCGGGCGCGTTCGACCTCAACGCCGCGTGCGCCGGCTTCTGCTACGGCCTCGGTGTGGCCTCGGACCTGGTCCGCGCCGGGTCCGCGAAGAAGGTACTCGTCATCGGCGCGGAGAAGCTCACCGACGTCGTCGACCCCACCGACCGGTCCACGGCGATCATCTTCGCCGACGGCGCGGGCGCGGCCCTGGTGGGCCCGTCCGACGAGCCGGGCATCGGCCCGGTGGCGTGGGGCAGCGCCGGCGACCTGGTGGACGTGATCTACATGCGGGACAACCGCTACATCTTCCAGGAAGGGCAGCCGGTGTTCCGCTGGGCCACGACGCAGATCGCGCCGGTGGCGATGCGGGCCGTGGAGCTGGCGGGGCTGGAACTCTCGGACATCGACGTGCTCATTCCGCACCAGGCGAACCTGCGCATCGTCGAGGCCATCGCCAAGCGGCTGCGCGCCAAGGGTGCCCGCGACGACATGGTGGTGGCCGACGACATCCGTTACTCGGGCAACACGTCGTCGGCGTCCATCCCGATGGCGCTCGACCACATGCGTGCCGCAGGCACCGTGAAGCCCGGCGACGTCGTCCTGACCGTCGGATTCGGCGCAGGCCTGTCCTACGCGGGGCAAGTGCTCATCTGTCCCTGA
- a CDS encoding ACP S-malonyltransferase, which translates to MLTPWLELAGARDRLAQWSETSNLDLVRLGTEASAEEIQDTAVAQPLIVATSLLAYEYLPSTVPSDGPVGGHSVGELAAAAIAGVLPAGDAVALAAVRGAEMAAACAAEPTSMAAVMLGDPDEVVAWLHEHDLEAANRNGAGQIVASGSTDAIERIVAEPLAGTKVRRLKVAGAFHTRYMAAAEEALRAHAGKLTPSDPTRPLLSNADGRVVTSGAQYLDRLVSQVTRPVRWDLTMRELAELGVDRTVELPPAGTLTGLVKRELKGTVTTPFAVKTPAHLEELA; encoded by the coding sequence CTCACTCCCTGGCTCGAACTCGCCGGAGCGCGCGACCGCCTCGCGCAGTGGTCGGAGACCAGCAACCTCGACCTCGTCAGACTCGGCACCGAGGCCTCTGCCGAGGAGATCCAGGACACGGCGGTCGCCCAGCCACTCATCGTCGCGACGTCGCTGCTCGCCTACGAGTACCTTCCGTCGACCGTGCCGTCCGACGGTCCGGTCGGGGGCCACTCCGTGGGTGAGCTGGCCGCCGCCGCGATCGCCGGAGTCCTGCCCGCCGGAGACGCCGTCGCGCTGGCGGCCGTTCGCGGCGCCGAGATGGCCGCCGCGTGCGCCGCCGAGCCGACGAGCATGGCGGCCGTGATGCTCGGCGACCCCGACGAGGTGGTGGCCTGGCTGCACGAGCACGACCTGGAAGCCGCCAACCGCAACGGCGCCGGACAGATCGTGGCCTCGGGTTCGACCGACGCGATCGAGCGGATCGTGGCGGAACCCCTGGCCGGTACCAAGGTGCGGCGCCTCAAGGTCGCGGGCGCCTTCCACACCAGGTACATGGCCGCGGCCGAGGAGGCCCTGCGCGCCCACGCCGGCAAACTCACGCCCTCCGACCCGACGCGGCCGCTGTTGTCGAACGCCGACGGCCGCGTGGTCACGAGCGGCGCGCAGTACCTCGACAGGCTCGTCTCCCAGGTGACCCGCCCGGTGCGGTGGGACCTGACGATGCGAGAGTTGGCCGAGCTGGGCGTCGACCGGACCGTCGAGCTGCCCCCGGCGGGGACGTTGACCGGGCTGGTGAAGCGCGAGCTCAAGGGCACCGTCACCACCCCGTTCGCCGTGAAGACCCCCGCGCACCTGGAGGAGCTGGCATGA
- a CDS encoding beta-ketoacyl-[acyl-carrier-protein] synthase family protein, translated as MSNIDVVITGLGATTPLGADVPSTWDGLLAGRSGVRALDADWLGEIDLPVRIGAVLAEEPTEKIPRVQARRLDRCEQVALLAAREAWADAGFEPPTDESQDVEPERLGVSIGTGIGGPVTLLNQDDLLEQHGIRKVSPLTVPMLMPNGPAAHVGIDLKARAGVHSPASACASGAEGIANGIQMIQSGRADVVVAGGAEACIAPITIAGFAQARTVSTRNDEPESASRPFDADRDGFVLGEGAGVVVLERADRAAARGARVYARLGGYGLTSDAYHITGNHPEGIGQIAAMQQAMRMAGVSASDVGHVNAHATSTVVGDVGEAAAIRKAIGDHAVVTAPKGALGHLVGGAGAVEGIATILSIYHGIVPATLNLENLDPKVELDVVSGEPRKIDLGAAVSNSFGFGGHNTALLFTKA; from the coding sequence ATGAGCAATATCGACGTCGTGATCACCGGGCTCGGTGCCACCACACCGCTGGGTGCGGACGTCCCCTCGACCTGGGACGGCCTGCTCGCGGGCCGCAGTGGCGTCCGCGCGCTCGACGCCGACTGGCTCGGGGAGATCGACCTTCCGGTGAGGATCGGCGCCGTGCTCGCCGAGGAGCCGACGGAGAAGATCCCGCGCGTGCAGGCCCGCAGGCTCGACCGTTGCGAGCAGGTCGCACTGCTCGCGGCACGGGAGGCATGGGCGGACGCCGGCTTCGAGCCGCCCACCGACGAGTCGCAGGACGTCGAGCCCGAGCGGCTCGGCGTCTCGATCGGCACGGGAATCGGCGGCCCGGTCACGCTGCTCAACCAGGACGACCTCCTGGAGCAGCACGGCATCCGCAAGGTGTCGCCGTTGACGGTGCCGATGCTGATGCCGAACGGACCGGCAGCGCACGTGGGGATCGATCTGAAGGCTCGGGCGGGGGTGCACTCCCCGGCCTCGGCGTGCGCGTCGGGCGCCGAGGGGATCGCGAACGGGATCCAGATGATCCAGTCCGGTCGGGCCGACGTCGTGGTCGCGGGTGGTGCGGAGGCCTGCATCGCCCCGATCACCATCGCCGGGTTCGCGCAGGCCCGCACCGTGTCCACCCGCAACGACGAGCCCGAGAGCGCGTCCCGGCCGTTCGACGCCGATCGCGACGGCTTCGTCCTCGGTGAGGGCGCGGGCGTGGTGGTGCTCGAACGCGCCGACCGGGCGGCCGCGCGGGGCGCCCGCGTGTACGCACGACTGGGGGGCTACGGCCTCACGTCGGACGCCTACCACATCACCGGGAACCACCCCGAGGGCATCGGCCAGATCGCCGCGATGCAGCAGGCCATGCGCATGGCGGGTGTGTCGGCCTCGGACGTGGGCCACGTGAACGCCCACGCGACGTCCACCGTCGTCGGTGACGTCGGTGAGGCCGCGGCGATCCGCAAGGCCATCGGTGATCACGCGGTGGTGACGGCGCCGAAGGGTGCACTCGGTCACCTGGTCGGCGGTGCGGGCGCCGTGGAGGGCATCGCGACGATCCTGTCGATCTACCACGGCATCGTTCCCGCGACGCTGAACCTGGAGAACCTGGACCCGAAGGTCGAGCTGGACGTCGTGTCCGGTGAGCCGCGCAAGATCGATCTCGGGGCTGCCGTCAGCAACTCGTTCGGCTTCGGCGGTCACAACACCGCCCTGCTGTTCACGAAGGCGTAG
- a CDS encoding DUF3145 domain-containing protein, with protein MSTRGVVYVHSSPSAVCPHVEWAISGALGSRVDLRWTAQPAAPGQLRAECDWRAPAGTGGKLATALKAWPMVRFEITEEPSPGVDGQRFCYAPGLGLWHARTSANGDIVVGEDRLRSLVSKNRAGEQLAHELDKMLGSSWDEALEPFRHAGDGAPVTWLHQVG; from the coding sequence GTGAGCACTCGTGGCGTGGTGTACGTCCACTCGTCGCCGTCTGCGGTTTGCCCGCACGTCGAGTGGGCGATTTCCGGCGCGCTGGGAAGCCGGGTGGATTTGCGGTGGACTGCGCAGCCCGCCGCACCCGGACAACTGCGCGCGGAATGTGATTGGCGCGCGCCCGCCGGGACCGGTGGCAAGCTCGCCACCGCCCTCAAGGCGTGGCCCATGGTGCGCTTCGAGATCACGGAGGAGCCGAGCCCCGGCGTGGACGGGCAGCGGTTCTGCTACGCGCCCGGCCTCGGACTGTGGCACGCCCGCACGAGCGCCAACGGTGACATCGTGGTGGGGGAGGACCGGTTGCGGAGCCTGGTGTCCAAGAACCGGGCCGGTGAGCAGCTCGCCCACGAGCTGGACAAGATGCTGGGGTCGAGCTGGGACGAGGCACTCGAACCGTTCCGCCACGCGGGCGACGGTGCGCCGGTGACCTGGCTGCACCAGGTGGGTTGA
- a CDS encoding dihydrolipoyl dehydrogenase family protein, which produces MDTGENTAEHTAENTVDELGEDVDVVVIGAGPVGENAAARAVRGGMRTVLVEHERLGGECSYWACVPSKALLRPGNAAAAARRVPGVRCDGELDEHAVFAWRDKRVSHWDDGGQVDWAEGAGITVVRGRARLSGQREVTVDGGPVLRPTHAVVVCTGSVPVTPDVEGLADVPVWTSRDATSASAVPESLAVLGGGVVGVEMAQAWARLGASVEIIARGERLLPRMPAFAGEAVAEALRADGVRVRLGASARRVSADGGGVRVDLDDGESVTAQRLLVATGRKPATGDLGLDRVGLTPGRALTVDDTGLVADVPGGWLYAAGDVTGRALVTHQGKYAARVVGDVVAARARGEEVRAEAWSHYTATADHHAVTQVVFTDPEVASVGLVEADKPSHRVVDRDIDVAGASLHADGYEGRVRLVVDSERQVVVGATFVGQDVAELLHAATVAIVGEVPLRRLWHAVPAFPTVSEVWLRLLEDCGL; this is translated from the coding sequence ATGGACACCGGGGAGAACACCGCGGAGCACACTGCGGAGAACACTGTGGACGAGTTGGGCGAGGACGTCGACGTCGTCGTGATCGGCGCTGGTCCGGTTGGCGAGAACGCCGCCGCGAGGGCGGTGCGCGGGGGGATGCGCACCGTGTTGGTGGAGCACGAGCGGCTCGGAGGCGAGTGCTCGTACTGGGCGTGTGTGCCGAGCAAGGCGCTGTTGCGTCCCGGCAACGCGGCGGCGGCGGCCCGGCGGGTGCCGGGGGTCCGGTGCGACGGTGAACTCGACGAGCACGCGGTGTTCGCGTGGCGGGACAAGCGCGTCTCGCACTGGGACGACGGCGGGCAGGTCGACTGGGCGGAGGGCGCCGGGATCACCGTCGTCCGCGGCCGCGCCCGGCTGTCCGGTCAGCGGGAGGTCACCGTGGACGGTGGTCCCGTGTTGCGCCCCACTCACGCCGTGGTCGTGTGCACCGGCAGCGTCCCGGTGACACCCGACGTGGAGGGCCTCGCCGACGTGCCGGTGTGGACGTCTCGGGACGCCACGTCCGCCTCGGCGGTGCCCGAATCGCTCGCCGTCCTGGGCGGTGGAGTGGTCGGGGTGGAGATGGCGCAGGCCTGGGCGCGCCTGGGGGCGAGCGTGGAGATCATCGCGCGCGGCGAGCGGCTCCTGCCGAGGATGCCCGCGTTCGCGGGCGAGGCGGTGGCCGAGGCGTTGCGGGCCGACGGCGTGCGCGTGCGGCTCGGGGCGAGTGCCCGGCGGGTCTCGGCGGACGGTGGCGGCGTGCGCGTCGATCTGGACGACGGCGAGTCCGTGACCGCGCAACGTCTGCTCGTGGCCACGGGGCGGAAGCCGGCGACCGGCGACCTCGGGCTCGACCGGGTGGGCCTCACCCCGGGACGAGCCCTCACCGTCGACGACACGGGCCTGGTGGCCGACGTCCCCGGCGGGTGGCTGTACGCGGCGGGCGACGTCACGGGCCGGGCCCTGGTGACCCATCAGGGCAAGTACGCCGCCCGCGTGGTCGGCGACGTGGTGGCGGCGCGCGCCCGGGGTGAGGAGGTGCGCGCGGAGGCGTGGAGCCACTACACGGCGACGGCGGACCACCATGCGGTCACGCAGGTGGTGTTCACGGACCCCGAGGTCGCGTCGGTCGGGTTGGTCGAGGCGGACAAGCCCTCGCATCGGGTCGTGGACCGCGACATCGACGTGGCGGGTGCGTCGTTGCACGCCGACGGCTACGAAGGCCGGGTACGGCTGGTCGTGGACTCCGAGCGGCAGGTCGTGGTCGGGGCGACGTTCGTCGGCCAGGACGTCGCCGAGCTGCTGCACGCGGCCACTGTCGCCATCGTCGGCGAGGTCCCGTTGCGCCGCCTCTGGCACGCGGTTCCGGCGTTTCCCACCGTCAGCGAGGTGTGGTTGCGGCTGCTGGAGGACTGCGGCCTCTGA
- a CDS encoding histone-like nucleoid-structuring protein Lsr2 translates to MARSTAIYTVDDITGELAHETVLFALDGVAYEIDLTAEHADHLRELLDRYVSHGRRTGGRKLRPRLVSNPVLVARPVAQPGPKSAAKPATKRSPRKAAEPAAPAKPQPAARKAPRPTRRRTKRTDPAAAARASTRSPAIPEVRFSAPEN, encoded by the coding sequence TTGGCCAGGAGCACAGCGATTTACACGGTGGACGACATCACGGGGGAGCTCGCCCACGAAACCGTGTTGTTCGCTCTTGACGGTGTCGCCTACGAGATCGACCTCACCGCCGAGCACGCGGACCACCTTCGCGAGCTCCTCGACCGCTACGTCAGTCACGGACGCCGCACGGGTGGCCGCAAGCTTCGGCCTCGGCTGGTGAGCAACCCGGTCCTGGTCGCTCGCCCGGTGGCGCAGCCCGGGCCCAAGTCCGCAGCCAAGCCCGCGACCAAGCGCTCGCCGCGCAAGGCCGCCGAGCCCGCCGCTCCCGCGAAGCCGCAACCGGCGGCACGCAAGGCACCCCGCCCCACCCGGAGGCGCACCAAGCGCACGGACCCGGCCGCGGCGGCACGCGCGTCGACTCGGTCGCCCGCCATCCCCGAGGTGCGCTTCTCCGCGCCGGAGAACTGA
- a CDS encoding acyl carrier protein — MADKNEILAGLGEIVEEVAGVSADDVSAEKSFVDDLDIDSLSMVEIAVQAEDKFGVKIPDDELANLKTVGDAVDYVAANAK, encoded by the coding sequence GTGGCAGACAAGAACGAGATCCTGGCCGGCCTCGGCGAGATCGTCGAGGAGGTCGCCGGTGTGTCGGCCGACGACGTCAGCGCGGAGAAGTCCTTCGTCGACGACCTCGACATCGACTCGCTGTCCATGGTCGAGATCGCCGTGCAGGCCGAGGACAAGTTCGGCGTGAAGATCCCGGACGACGAGCTGGCCAACCTGAAGACGGTCGGTGACGCCGTGGACTACGTCGCGGCCAACGCGAAGTAG